In one Juglans regia cultivar Chandler chromosome 11, Walnut 2.0, whole genome shotgun sequence genomic region, the following are encoded:
- the LOC118343818 gene encoding probable low-specificity L-threonine aldolase 1: MITRTVDLRSDTVTKPTEAMRAAMATAVVDDDVLHHDPTALCLETEMARITGKEAALFVPSGTMGNLISVLVHCDTRGSEVILGDNSHIHIYENGGISTIGGVHPRTVKNNQDGTMDIDLIEAAIRDPGGVLVYPTTRLICLENTHANSGGRCLSVEYVDKVGELAKKHGLKLHIDGARIFNASVALGIPVHRLVQAADSVSVCLSKGLGAPVGSVIVGSRSFIAKAKILRKTLGGGMRQVGILCAAALVAVQENVVKLEGDHKKAKILAEGLSQIKGIKVDVASVETNIIYFDIDESSKFTAEKLCEYLEEHGILVTQEGPLRIRIVLHHQISESDVQYTLSYFQHALSGVQDQNGI, translated from the exons ATGATTACTCGAACAGTGGATCTCCGGTCTGACACAGTCACCAAACCAACTGAAGCAATGCGGGCTGCTATGGCGACTGCTGTGGTTGATGATGACGTTTTGCACCATGACCCAACTGCTTTATGCTTGGAAACAGAAATGGCAAGGATCACGGGGAAGGAGGCAGCCCTATTTGTTCCCTCAGGCACAATGGGTAATCTAATTAGTGTGCTTGTTCATTGCGACACTAGGGGAAGTGAAGTCATTCTTGGAGACAATTCCCATATCCACATTTATGAGAATGGTGGCATTTCAACAATTGGAGGTGTGCATCCAAGGACTGTAAAGAACAACCAAGATGGAACAATGgatattgatttaattgaaGCTGCCATTAGAGATCCAGGAGGGGTGCTCGTGTACCCTACTACAAGGCTTATCTGCTTGGAAAACACGCATGCAAA CTCTGGAGGTAGATGTCTGTCTGTAGAATATGTAGACAAAGTTGGAGAGCTAGCCAAAAAGCATGGTTTGAAGCTTCATATTGATGGGGCCCGCATTTTTAATGCATCGGtt GCACTCGGCATTCCTGTTCATAGGCTGGTGCAAGCTGCTGACTCCGTTTCG GTATGCCTGTCAAAGGGTCTGGGTGCTCCAGTTGGATCTGTTATTGTTGGCTCCAGAAGCTTTATTGCCAAG GCCAAAATACTTCGGAAAACCTTAGGTGGTGGGATGAGACAGGTTGGGATCCTTTGCGCTGCTGCTTTGGTAGCTGTACAAGAAAATGTTGTAAAGCTTGAAGGCGATCACAAGAAAGCTAAGATTTTAGCAG AAGGACTGAGTCAAATCAAAGGAATAAAAGTCGATGTTGCTTCAGTGGAGACCAATATT ATATATTTTGACATAGATGAAAGCTCAAAGTTCACAGCAGAAAAACTGTGCGAGTACTTAGAAGAACATGGTATACTCGTGACGCAAGAGGGCCCATTAAG GATCAGGATTGTCCTCCACCACCAAATTTCTGAAAGTGATGTGCAATACACCTTGTCATACTTTCAG CATGCTCTATCTGGTGTTCAAGATCAAAATGGCATCTAG